One window of the Micropterus dolomieu isolate WLL.071019.BEF.003 ecotype Adirondacks linkage group LG08, ASM2129224v1, whole genome shotgun sequence genome contains the following:
- the LOC123974697 gene encoding proline-rich transmembrane protein 3, whose translation MLTTQRQTMAPMSLLFLGFLLSLLHPSDAQTIIGSSPSFSHLDLPVNSSPKPTKQIDRFWPSLPPRGRSDVPIRATIRDRLTTTNAVQQGQRMSRPTAQSTPSFISSLSAQNLSNGPVLPHPTASRPRTDTASLAFIRASVNRDATTKGSTPPPPNLASTAVAESAGNRPVTAVNPEEVSFKEAEDYDLQGLGSGNIPKVTLVMEDSPVPLQTVGDEMAQYWPQAQTAISRISDLKTPPPDSQTVKPHLFALTTASKISLTPQTETRATLFPVVTQAPPLTGELASNTPSVVHRVVPKQGSAAVTLPQPTTTTTVDKESYTAGQPVPAQSSSLSNTKTQQQTTTSTTTMLTTTQGAVSTSSKTTNSLNKTAYLGRNTASPTLQSSRTGTSSFLTTGVVPVTRTRLSPTYKAGIVQRNRSILLGHPHQAPHSTFYPAPSPSASPSANGTLLYWGDLSRTLAFAWELHVYGSASLFLLLFAGAALGLTLSPGTNCPHRGALALANALLFVAGGLRAALFLIDPYGTRKFLPRPAVMALYNLPLHLLVWTQAALALLALRVAGVSVLPPTLERPPLVAVLAVLQCTLLLAADLLSPALSPVVPVTLQVLSLCWGLALCLGFLCYVLPRIRCPPIPHPGVPEESGRKAWIGSRRTGVILGRVLAVCAVLGALCCGLHVHATLWLYGLLGSWTSFNWGWWVVHFWARLLELAWGFSLLLLGSWVFWRPRSCRGREEAGQDGRAAGDLPSPGQSVGSTQRHTCWSKIVQSLRGKPCRKSDSNGVGGGGGPGEVPNNWAGQVRPGADISNSLIRNQNHEQATAQPRCVKDSNRGRNHRGHSAERGISDGSTGSLLRLQALGRPPQRSVSGSLDQDRDTSLSLYEFDLRPPSPIDLTRSIDEALHREHLLTGGSLFHPLNPTSQSPSPGSGVSQGPWLRRNSDPQLLSESSDAPTESSMPLGGSVLSSVPSRQVTAPPTPSHQGHRWAGNTAGSVPSSVSCPVSLRPSRTSTGQLGEDGVDDTRPFITPDSERVRGRGGKPVGSRSYLEVSRHDDTASVSSEIIDL comes from the exons ATGCTCACCACTCAGAGGCAGACCATGGCTCCCATGTCTCTCCTTTTCTTGggcttcctcctctccctcctccatccTTCAGATGCCCAGACCATCATTGgctcctccccctccttctctcaTCTGGACCTGCCTGTTAATTCATCACCTAAACCAACGAAGCAGATTGATAGATTCTGGCCTTCTTTGCCTCCCAGAGGGCGCAGTGATGTGCCTATCAGAGCCACAATCCGGGACAGACTGACAACTACGAATGCAGTGCAACAGGGGCAAAGAATGTCCCGTCCTACTGCACAGTCCACTCCTTCTTTTATATCTTCCCTTTCTGCACAGAACCTTAGCAACGGGCCAGTTTTACCTCATCCTACTGCCTCCAGGCCCAGGACTGACACAGCAAGTTTAGCATTCATCAGGGCTTCTGTAAACAGAGATGCCACTACAAAAGGCTCAACTCCACCTCCGCCCAATTTGGCCTCCACTGCTGTCGCTGAGTCTGCAGGTAATAGGCCAGTGACAGCAGTAAATCCAGAAGAGGTGTCTTTCAAAGAGGCAGAGGATTATGATTTGCAGGGGTTGGGATCAGGTAATATTCCAAAAGTGACACTTGTGATGGAAGATTCACCTGTTCCTCTGCAAACGGTTGGTGATGAAATGGCGCAGTATTGGCCACAAGCACAGACCGCGATATCTAGAATTTCTGATCTAAAAACGCCACCACCGGACAGCCAGACTGTGAAGCCTCACCTGTTTGCGCTTACAACAGCCAGTAAAATCTCTTTGACGCCACAGACTGAGACAAGAGCCACACTTTTCCCTGTCGTCACACAGGCGCCACCTCTGACAG GTGAACTGGCATCAAACACTCCTTCCGTTGTGCACAGAGTTGTTCCAAAGCAGGGCTCTGCTGCTGTGACATTACCCCAACCGACAACTACCACCACTGTTGATAAAGAGTCGTACACTGCTGGACAACCAGTTCCTGCCCAAAGCAGTTCGCTTTCCAACACCAAGACACAGCAACAGACAACCACATCTACTACTACTATGCTTACTACTACACAGGGAGCTGTGAGCACATCTtccaaaacaacaaattcaCTCAACAAAACAGCATATCTAGGAAGAAATACAGCTAGTCCAACTCTGCAATCATCAAGGACAG GGACCTCTTCCTTCCTTACCACTGGAGTTGTACCTGTCACCCGAACAAGGTTAAGCCCCACATATAAGGCTGGTATTGTTCAGAGGAACCGCTCCATTCTCCTAGGACATCCTCACCAAGCCCCCCACTCTACTTTTTATCCAGCCCCCTCTCCCAGCGCCAGTCCCTCCGCTAATGGCACACTTCTCTACTGGGGTGACCTGAGCCGGACGCTGGCTTTTGCCTGGGAGCTGCATGTCTACGGCTCAGCgagcctcttcctcctcctgtttgCTGGAGCTGCTCTCGGCCTCACCCTATCCCCTGGTACAAACTGTCCTCATCGGGGGGCTCTTGCACTCGCCAATGCGCTATTGTTTGTGGCTGGAGGCCTTAGGGCGGCTCTCTTTTTAATTGACCCCTATGGCACACGGAAATTCCTCCCTCGCCCCGCCGTTATGGCCCTCTACAACTTGCCTCTACACCTGCTGGTGTGGACACAGGCTGCCCTGGCTCTGCTGGCATTGAGGGTGGCAGGAGTAAGTGTATTACCTCCAACTTTGGAGCGTCCCCCTCTGGTGGCTGTGTTGGCTGTGTTGCAGTGTACCCTGCTGCTGGCAGCTGATCTGCTTTCCCCAGCCCTGTCCCCTGTGGTGCCTGTTACCCTACAGGTCCTGTCCCTGTGCTGGGGCCTGGCTCTCTGTCTGGGCTTCCTCTGCTATGTCCTTCCACGTATACGGTGCCCTCCCATTCCTCACCCTGGAGTCCCTGAAGAGTCCGGGAGGAAGGCTTGGATAGGGAGTAGGAGGACAGGGGTGATCTTGGGGAGAGTGCTGGCAGTGTGTGCAGTTCTGGGGGCACTGTGCTGTGGGCTCCATGTCCATGCCACCTTATGGCTCTATGGACTGCTAGGGAGCTGGACGAGCTTCAACTGGGGATGGTGGGTAGTGCACTTCTGGGCTCGGCTCCTGGAGCTGGCCTGGGGGTTCTCCCTCCTACTCCTTGGTTCCTGGGTATTCTGGAGGCCTCGGAGTTGCCGGGGAAGGGAGGAGGCTGGACAAGATGGCAGAGCAGCAGGTGACCTGCCGTCCCCTGGCCAATCTGTAGGCTCCACTCAAAGACATACCTGCTGGTCGAAGATAGTCCAGAGCCTgagggggaagccctgtagaaAGTCTGACAGTAATggggtgggaggaggaggaggaccagGGGAGGTGCCTAACAACTGGGCTGGCCAGGTGCGTCCTGGAGCTGACATCAGCAACAGTCTGATCAGAAACCAGAACCATGAGCAGGCCACTGCTCAGCCACGTTGCGTCAAAGACAGCAACAGGGGACGCAACCATAGGGGCCACTCTGCAGAACGTGGCATATCTGACGGCTCCACAGGCTCCCTGCTGAGACTGCAGGCGCTGGGCCGGCCTCCACAGCGCTCAGTGAGTGGCAGTCTGGATCAGGATAGGGACACTTCCCTTTCTCTTTATGAGTTTGATCTGAGGCCCCCATCTCCCATTGACCTGACCCGCAGCATTGACGAGGCTCTGCACAGGGAGCACCTGCTCACAGGAGGGAGCTTGTTTCATCCTTTGAACCCGACCTCACAGTCCCCCTCCCCAGGCTCAGGGGTCAGCCAGGGGCCCTGGCTCCGCAGGAACAGTGATCCTCAGCTGCTTTCTGAGAGCAGCGATGCCCCAACAGAGTCTTCCATGCCACTGGGGGGCAGCGTTCTCAGCAGTGTGCCTAGCAGGCAGGTGACTGCTCCCCCCACGCCCTCCCACCAAGGTCACCGGTGGGCAGGAAACACAGCAGGAAGTGTTCCTTCATCAGTGTCCTGCCCTGTGTCACTTCGTCCCTCCAGAACGTCAACAGGGCAACTCGGGGAGGATGGCGTTGACGATACACGGCCGTTTATCACCCCGGACTCAGAGAGGGTGAGGGGGAGGGGCGGGAAGCCAGTGGGGTCACGGAGTTACCTGGAGGTCAGCAGACATGACGACACTGCCAGTGTCAGCAGTGAAATTATTGATTTATGA
- the ogg1 gene encoding N-glycosylase/DNA lyase, whose translation MAKHAVLLSGAKMWRSMACAKSELRLDLTLACGQSFRWRETADGHWTGVMGGRVWTLTQTDDTLWYRVYKKQDIGVEGSDRKRKAYVSLQTENESEKRFQGALKKEEEEPVAVTLVQDTHEEEEMLRDYFQLNVKLGDLYKEWGAADPHFKHIADIFTGVRMLRQDPTECLFSFICTSNNHISRIQGMVERLCQALGAPLCQLDQTSYYNFPSLSALADSSVEACLRDLGFGYRARFLQQSAKQILDTHGLEWLEGLRRVPYLQACDALRTLPGVGTKVADCVCLMSLDKAEAVPIDTHVWQIAKRDYNYASGNRQKSITDKLHRDIGDFFRKLWGPYAGWAQSVLFCADLKKFQKLKEVPHLKQPQEEEHGEGETSVVCKKTKMQREKDATVKNMKTKPASHKKAKLSA comes from the exons ATGGCCAAACATGCGGTGTTGTTATCGGGGGCAAAAATGTGGAGATCTATGGCCTGTGCAAAGTCAGAACTGCGCCTGGATCTCACTCTTGCTTGTGGACAATCTTTCCG CTGGAGAGAAACTGCAGACGGCCACTGGACCGGAGTGATGGGAGGACGAGTTTGGACTCTGACTCAGACAGATGACACTCTTTGGTACCGAGTTtacaaaaaacaagacattggGGTGGAGGGAAGTGACAGGAAGAGGAAAGCTTATGTTTCTCTCCAGACAGAGAACGAGTCAGAGAAGAGATTCCAAGGAGCTttgaagaaggaagaagaggagccGGTGGCTGTGACTTTAGTGCAGGACACTcatgaggaagaagagatgcTGAGAGATTACTTCCAGCTAAATGTGAAACTGGGGGATCTCTATAAGGAATGGGGAGCAGCAGACCCCCACTTCAAGCACATTGCAGACATCTTTACAG GTGTTCGTATGCTGCGACAGGATCCCACTGAATGcctgttttctttcatttgtacCTCCAACAACCACATCTCTCGTATTCAGGGCATGGTGGAGAGGCTGTGTCAGGCTCTGGGCGCCCCACTGTGCCAACTGGATCAAACCTCTTACTACAACTTTCCCTCCCTGTCTGCGCTTGCAG ACAGCAGCGTAGAGGCGTGTCTCAGGGATCTAGGTTTTGGATACAGGGCTCGGTTCCTTCAGCAGAGCGCAAAGCAGATTTTGGACACCCATGGGCTCGAGTGGCTTGAAGGTCTACGTCGTGTCCCATATCTGCAGGCCTGTGATGCTCTGCGCACTCTCCCCGGCGTGGGAACCAAG GTGGCAGACTGTGTATGTCTGATGTCCCTGGATAAGGCAGAGGCCGTGCCCATAGACACACACGTGTGGCAGATTGCTAAACGGGACTACAACTATGCTTCTGGCAACAGACAAAAGAGCATCACGGATAAACTTCACAGAGATATTG GGGATTTTTTCCGAAAACTGTGGGGTCCTTATGCTGGTTGGGCGCAGTCG GTGTTGTTCTGTGCTGACCTCAAGAAGTTCCAAAAGCTGAAAGAAGTGCCACATCTGAAACAGCCGCAGGAAGAGGAACATGGTGAAGGAGAAACAAGCGTAGtgtgcaagaaaacaaaaatgcagagagaaaaagatgccACTGTGAAGAACATGAAAACCAAGCCAGCGTCTCACAAGAAAGCAAAGCTCTCTGCCTAG